From the Exiguobacterium aurantiacum genome, one window contains:
- the coaD gene encoding pantetheine-phosphate adenylyltransferase, producing MSKRIAICPGSFDPITNGHLDIIERAAAIFDEVIVAVLENSSKAPLFNVEERLSLIRDVTTHLPNVTADAFGGLLVEYAAKREAATIVRGLRAVSDFEYELQIASINKKLNENVETLFMMTNSQYSFLSSSIVKEVAKYGASVAELVPEQVEHALRQKYKVSQGQ from the coding sequence ATGTCAAAACGTATCGCGATTTGTCCGGGGAGCTTTGACCCGATTACGAATGGCCATTTAGATATCATCGAGCGGGCGGCAGCCATTTTCGACGAAGTCATCGTCGCCGTGCTTGAAAATTCGAGCAAGGCACCACTGTTTAATGTAGAAGAGCGGCTGTCGCTCATCCGTGACGTGACGACGCATTTGCCGAACGTCACTGCCGACGCGTTCGGAGGTTTGCTCGTCGAATATGCGGCCAAGCGTGAGGCGGCGACCATCGTCCGGGGCCTTCGGGCCGTCTCTGACTTTGAATATGAACTTCAAATCGCATCGATCAATAAAAAGTTGAACGAGAACGTGGAGACGCTCTTTATGATGACGAACAGTCAATATTCGTTCCTTAGCTCGTCAATCGTGAAAGAAGTCGCCAAATACGGGGCGTCCGTCGCTGAGCTCGTCCCGGAACAAGTCGAGCACGCCTTGCGGCAAAAATATAAAGTGAGCCAAGGGCAATGA
- a CDS encoding cytochrome (ubi)quinol oxidase subunit III gives MAHAVEKHPVTGIPANPEKATLEGKNKYVAFWFFLGGETVLFASLFGTYVGLLNSGAPEELRSYNIFEMGLVFLMTMLLLTSSLTSVLAMMNMKANNPGRMKFWLIITLLLGAGFLGAEIYEFIHYYHIGHTFTSSAFGSAFYTLVGFHGAHVTFGLLWITTLLIRNWNRPIDVYNAPKFYVSSLYWHFIDVVWVFIFSIVYLLGMVS, from the coding sequence ATGGCACATGCAGTCGAAAAACACCCGGTGACCGGTATTCCGGCCAATCCAGAGAAAGCCACGCTGGAAGGGAAAAATAAATATGTGGCCTTCTGGTTCTTCCTCGGTGGAGAGACGGTTCTCTTCGCCTCGCTGTTCGGAACGTACGTCGGTCTTCTGAACTCTGGTGCGCCAGAGGAACTTCGCTCGTACAATATCTTTGAGATGGGGCTCGTCTTCTTAATGACGATGCTCCTCCTCACAAGTTCACTTACGAGTGTTCTCGCTATGATGAACATGAAAGCGAACAATCCAGGCCGCATGAAGTTTTGGTTGATCATCACGCTTCTCCTCGGTGCCGGATTCCTCGGAGCAGAGATTTACGAGTTCATCCACTACTACCATATCGGTCACACGTTCACTTCAAGCGCGTTCGGCTCGGCGTTCTACACGCTCGTCGGATTCCACGGAGCGCACGTCACGTTCGGTCTCCTTTGGATCACGACGCTGTTGATTCGCAACTGGAACCGTCCGATCGATGTGTACAATGCACCGAAGTTCTACGTGTCGAGCCTGTACTGGCACTTTATCGACGTCGTATGGGTTTTCATCTTCTCAATCGTCTACCTCTTAGGGATGGTGAGCTAA
- a CDS encoding YugN family protein yields the protein MKFEQFHIEGKEIRFGLLETIMDHHHFIREGAWDYERATYDMKYEKQSTGETFYLRLPVYAIEGQIEDRHAVVKMLTPILGKHYYPHGVEYDEEFPEEIVRDCERRLAALAETLEVKPLA from the coding sequence ATGAAATTTGAGCAGTTCCACATCGAGGGAAAAGAGATCCGCTTCGGTTTGCTCGAGACGATCATGGATCATCATCATTTCATCCGTGAAGGCGCTTGGGACTATGAGCGTGCAACGTATGACATGAAGTACGAGAAACAATCGACAGGCGAGACGTTCTACCTTCGCTTACCGGTATATGCGATCGAAGGCCAAATCGAGGACCGTCATGCGGTCGTCAAAATGTTGACACCGATTCTCGGAAAACATTACTACCCGCACGGCGTCGAGTACGACGAAGAGTTCCCGGAAGAAATCGTCCGTGATTGCGAGCGTCGTCTAGCCGCACTCGCTGAGACACTCGAAGTAAAACCCCTTGCATAA
- a CDS encoding cysteine hydrolase family protein — MQQQALIVIDIQNDITKNYRAVIDNINKAIDWAVAKGLPVVYIRHENLSAGTRTFKTGTRGAELAPDLKIVSDHVFTKYKGNALTSEAFASFIEQHGIDTFYITGADATACVKSTCYNLRKADYAVSVLSDCITSYDLKKIDDMIAYYEGKGCAIIRSEDLSA; from the coding sequence ATGCAACAGCAAGCATTGATTGTCATTGATATTCAAAATGACATCACGAAAAATTACAGAGCCGTCATCGACAACATCAACAAAGCCATCGATTGGGCGGTCGCCAAGGGGCTTCCTGTCGTCTATATCCGGCATGAGAATTTATCCGCGGGGACGAGAACGTTCAAAACAGGGACGCGCGGGGCGGAATTAGCCCCAGATTTGAAAATCGTGTCCGATCACGTGTTCACTAAATATAAAGGCAACGCCTTGACGAGCGAGGCGTTCGCTTCGTTCATTGAACAGCATGGCATCGACACGTTCTATATCACCGGCGCCGATGCGACCGCCTGTGTGAAGTCGACGTGTTACAATCTGCGGAAAGCAGACTATGCGGTCAGCGTCCTGTCGGATTGCATCACGAGCTATGACTTGAAGAAAATCGACGACATGATCGCATATTATGAGGGCAAAGGCTGTGCCATCATCCGGTCAGAGGATTTGTCGGCGTAA
- a CDS encoding DUF420 domain-containing protein, whose protein sequence is MNYLALISVTFIVISAILVAIGWTIIARDRRNVDKHKKVMTAAAIAATTFFILYVSRTIFVGNTAFGGPDSVKPYYLAFMIFHILLATTGGVLGLITLYLGYKNKVEKHRKIGPKASVVWFFTAITGVMVYVLLYVAYDPGETTNVFRAIIGG, encoded by the coding sequence ATGAACTATCTTGCCTTGATCAGTGTGACATTCATTGTCATCAGTGCTATTTTAGTCGCGATCGGATGGACGATCATCGCGCGTGATCGCCGCAACGTCGACAAACATAAAAAAGTCATGACGGCCGCCGCGATTGCCGCGACAACATTCTTCATTCTTTACGTTTCGCGCACAATCTTTGTCGGAAATACTGCCTTTGGAGGCCCGGATTCAGTGAAGCCTTACTATTTGGCGTTCATGATCTTCCATATCTTGCTTGCTACGACAGGCGGGGTCCTCGGCTTGATCACGCTTTATCTCGGCTATAAGAACAAAGTCGAGAAACACCGGAAAATCGGACCGAAAGCCTCGGTCGTCTGGTTCTTCACGGCGATCACAGGTGTGATGGTATACGTCCTCCTATACGTCGCCTATGACCCAGGTGAGACGACGAACGTCTTCCGTGCCATTATCGGTGGGTGA
- a CDS encoding cytochrome C oxidase subunit IV family protein, with protein MEKQPMNESHKQLELEVKAESRREYQLQLISFAMMILLTFVAFGAVYAELMPVWAAGGFLIILAIIQVFLQLYIFMHMNNRGNTWIVGMMWLGIFVAIITVAALRLLIW; from the coding sequence ATGGAAAAACAACCAATGAACGAATCGCACAAGCAGTTAGAGCTCGAAGTAAAAGCGGAATCACGACGCGAGTATCAACTTCAGTTGATCAGCTTCGCGATGATGATCTTGCTCACATTCGTCGCGTTCGGCGCTGTATACGCTGAACTCATGCCAGTGTGGGCGGCAGGTGGTTTCTTGATCATCCTCGCCATCATCCAAGTGTTCTTGCAGCTTTACATCTTCATGCATATGAACAACCGTGGCAACACATGGATCGTCGGAATGATGTGGCTTGGCATCTTTGTCGCCATCATCACGGTCGCTGCCCTTCGCTTGCTCATTTGGTAA
- a CDS encoding tRNA(Met) cytidine acetate ligase: MRKTAIIAEYNPFHNGHLHQAERARIETDADAVIAVMSAQFTQRGEPAAFDKWSRAKAAVQTGAIDLVVELPTCYGVQRADRFASAAVSIAERMRCQSLSFGSESGDITAVTRAAAANIEATPAYQTALKEALDQGRSSAKASSEAFGALYPEFDLTLPNNILAYHYAKAAKTIELHTIRRLGAGYHDPSVSDVMSATGVRAHYLESGMVRAVPNATRALFQDVSMAHWSLYWPVLQYKLRTTPKEVLEQLVGIDSSLSPRLIEAGLEPTFEQALARLLTRRYTRTAVQRALVSVLLHWRRDELPERFDEVPYVRPLAFNAIGQAVLKGIKKDVPLMSKYHPDLAFEARVTEAYRLPLGNRSLVEHRQTPQFIDSK; encoded by the coding sequence ATGCGAAAAACGGCCATCATCGCTGAGTACAACCCGTTCCATAACGGACATCTCCACCAGGCGGAACGTGCCCGGATTGAAACCGATGCCGACGCCGTCATCGCCGTCATGAGCGCCCAGTTCACGCAACGCGGGGAGCCGGCGGCATTCGATAAATGGAGCCGCGCGAAAGCAGCTGTTCAAACGGGCGCGATCGACCTTGTCGTCGAACTACCAACCTGTTACGGGGTGCAACGCGCCGACCGGTTCGCGAGCGCCGCGGTCAGCATTGCCGAACGTATGCGATGCCAATCGCTCTCGTTCGGGAGTGAGAGCGGCGATATCACGGCCGTGACCCGGGCCGCAGCCGCCAACATCGAAGCGACGCCGGCTTATCAGACGGCGTTAAAAGAAGCATTGGATCAAGGACGGTCCTCGGCCAAAGCCTCGAGTGAGGCGTTCGGGGCGCTCTACCCTGAGTTCGACTTGACGCTCCCGAACAATATCCTCGCCTATCACTATGCAAAAGCAGCGAAGACGATCGAGCTCCATACGATTCGCCGCCTCGGTGCGGGATATCACGACCCGAGCGTCTCAGACGTCATGTCGGCCACAGGAGTGCGCGCCCACTACTTGGAGTCAGGCATGGTCCGGGCCGTCCCTAACGCCACGAGAGCGTTGTTTCAGGACGTGTCGATGGCACATTGGTCCCTTTATTGGCCCGTCTTGCAATACAAGTTGCGGACGACCCCGAAAGAGGTACTTGAACAGCTCGTCGGCATCGACAGTTCGTTATCACCTCGTTTGATTGAAGCCGGACTCGAACCGACGTTCGAACAGGCGCTCGCTCGCCTGCTGACGAGACGCTACACTCGGACCGCCGTCCAACGCGCCCTCGTCTCCGTCCTCCTCCATTGGCGACGTGACGAGTTACCGGAACGGTTCGATGAAGTGCCTTACGTCCGCCCACTCGCGTTCAACGCGATTGGACAAGCTGTATTAAAAGGCATAAAAAAAGACGTACCGCTCATGAGCAAGTACCATCCCGACCTTGCGTTCGAGGCTCGAGTGACCGAGGCGTATCGCCTTCCTCTAGGAAATCGGTCACTCGTCGAACATAGGCAAACCCCTCAATTCATCGACTCTAAATAA
- a CDS encoding cytochrome c oxidase assembly protein, with the protein MLWNTSELLKQFDWTTLWSPWFGLLMVGLYVLYAVVTESMAKRGYESTTLLQKFSMLSAILLYYIGFGSPVDVLAHIIFSVHMLQMVLVYVLAPALVVYGMPYWVFEKLFSYKVIGPTLKFMTKPLIALVLFNALFTFYHMPFIFDYVLTNYGVHRIFHGALVVFSLTMWYPVIAPFISEEEEGMSDLKRMVYIIANGVLLTPACAFIIFSQGILYDAYTDAETFATVLGYCMPNGDVSGLDLNALMGATNSALEDQRFGGVLMKLGQEVVYGFFFGWTFFGWVRRTKSLALDEGMSFTPHEPKEKK; encoded by the coding sequence ATGCTCTGGAATACATCAGAGCTACTCAAACAGTTCGATTGGACGACGCTTTGGAGTCCATGGTTCGGATTGTTGATGGTAGGGTTGTACGTCCTCTATGCGGTCGTCACAGAGAGCATGGCGAAGCGAGGATACGAGTCGACCACGTTGTTACAAAAGTTCAGCATGTTATCCGCTATTTTATTGTATTACATCGGTTTCGGAAGTCCGGTCGATGTGCTCGCGCACATCATCTTCTCGGTTCATATGTTACAGATGGTACTCGTCTACGTGCTCGCACCGGCGCTCGTCGTGTATGGGATGCCGTATTGGGTGTTCGAAAAATTATTTAGCTATAAGGTGATTGGGCCGACGCTCAAATTTATGACAAAACCTTTGATTGCACTCGTTTTGTTCAATGCATTATTCACGTTCTACCATATGCCATTCATTTTTGACTACGTGTTGACGAACTATGGGGTGCATCGTATCTTCCACGGCGCTCTCGTCGTCTTCAGTTTGACGATGTGGTATCCGGTCATCGCTCCGTTCATCTCGGAAGAAGAGGAAGGCATGTCTGATTTGAAGCGGATGGTATACATCATCGCCAACGGGGTGCTCTTGACGCCGGCGTGTGCGTTCATCATCTTCAGCCAAGGCATCTTGTATGACGCCTATACAGACGCCGAAACGTTTGCGACCGTGCTCGGTTATTGTATGCCGAACGGGGACGTATCCGGCCTTGATTTGAACGCCCTTATGGGTGCGACGAACAGTGCCCTTGAAGACCAACGCTTCGGTGGGGTATTGATGAAGCTCGGGCAAGAGGTCGTCTACGGTTTCTTCTTCGGTTGGACGTTCTTCGGCTGGGTGCGCCGGACGAAGTCGCTTGCGCTCGATGAAGGCATGTCGTTCACGCCGCATGAACCAAAAGAGAAAAAATGA
- the rsmD gene encoding 16S rRNA (guanine(966)-N(2))-methyltransferase RsmD: MRVISGERKGTRLKAVPGSATRPTTDKVKESLFNIIGPYFAGGDALDLYAGSGGLGIEALSRGCDHAVFVDKQRKAVQTVTDNLKTTRYESKATVLQQDARAVLDQLVLKGQPFKLIFMDPPYHAEEHVPFLQIIESNRLLTDNGVVVCEHGSDVTLPDQVGQLEKIKVQRYSDVITISFYEYAVTEE, from the coding sequence ATGCGAGTCATTTCAGGAGAACGGAAAGGGACCCGACTGAAAGCGGTCCCGGGGTCGGCGACACGACCGACGACGGATAAAGTAAAAGAATCGTTATTCAACATCATCGGACCTTATTTCGCCGGGGGCGATGCGCTCGACTTGTACGCCGGGAGCGGCGGGTTAGGGATCGAGGCGTTATCGCGTGGGTGTGACCATGCGGTATTCGTCGACAAGCAACGGAAGGCGGTCCAGACGGTCACGGACAATTTGAAGACGACACGTTACGAGTCGAAAGCGACGGTGCTCCAGCAAGACGCCCGAGCTGTCCTCGATCAACTCGTCCTTAAAGGTCAGCCGTTTAAACTGATTTTCATGGACCCACCGTACCATGCGGAAGAACATGTGCCGTTTTTACAAATTATTGAGTCGAACCGACTGTTGACGGACAACGGGGTCGTCGTCTGCGAGCATGGCAGTGATGTGACGTTGCCGGATCAAGTCGGTCAGTTGGAAAAAATCAAGGTGCAGCGCTACTCGGACGTGATTACGATCAGCTTTTACGAGTATGCGGTGACCGAGGAGTGA
- a CDS encoding YlbF family regulator: MAERVKAMIITEQTIALLDQTESLADLIEASESFQTYIATKQARAQSEEARLVEREFLRMKEDYEYVQRFGKHHPDHDRIKKEMHLVKRRLDVQPEVAAFKKAERSLDKLLGEVSELLAFSVSPKIKVPTGNPFFDEGGCSGGGSCGGGGGSCGCAI, from the coding sequence ATGGCAGAAAGGGTGAAAGCCATGATTATTACTGAACAGACGATTGCCCTGCTCGATCAAACGGAGTCGTTAGCCGATTTGATTGAAGCGAGCGAGTCGTTCCAAACATATATCGCCACGAAACAAGCGCGAGCCCAGTCAGAAGAAGCGCGCCTCGTGGAACGTGAGTTCTTACGGATGAAAGAAGATTACGAGTACGTACAACGGTTCGGGAAGCACCATCCCGACCACGATCGCATTAAAAAAGAGATGCACCTCGTCAAACGGCGTCTCGATGTCCAACCAGAAGTGGCCGCGTTTAAAAAAGCGGAACGCAGTTTGGATAAATTGCTTGGGGAAGTGAGTGAGCTGTTGGCCTTCTCGGTTTCTCCCAAAATCAAAGTCCCGACCGGAAACCCGTTCTTCGATGAAGGCGGTTGTTCAGGCGGAGGAAGCTGTGGAGGAGGAGGCGGAAGCTGTGGATGTGCCATCTGA
- a CDS encoding SCO family protein encodes MKRNSYLTVGLTVAILVAIGVASYFLFFKEEDLPVIQEPTPFTLTNALDGQSYNSDNGKVKIVTFFYTNCPDICPLTLRDFMKLEQELKASNLYGTDVELVAITVDPEVDTVPVLENYGAAFQAEPTGWKMLTGDKADIDRITRQLQFYYSKANSGLVTHATTMYIIDRDHDVRAVAQMATAGEKPVDIETIMEDVLVLAAEKE; translated from the coding sequence ATGAAACGGAATAGCTATCTGACGGTCGGGTTGACGGTCGCCATTTTAGTGGCGATCGGCGTGGCCTCGTACTTCTTATTCTTTAAAGAAGAGGACTTGCCCGTCATCCAAGAACCGACCCCGTTCACGTTGACGAACGCGCTCGACGGGCAGTCATACAATTCGGACAACGGCAAAGTCAAAATCGTCACGTTCTTTTATACGAACTGTCCGGACATCTGCCCGCTCACGTTGCGCGACTTCATGAAGCTCGAACAAGAGCTGAAAGCGAGCAACCTGTACGGGACGGACGTCGAACTCGTCGCCATCACGGTCGACCCTGAAGTCGATACGGTTCCAGTCTTAGAGAACTACGGGGCGGCGTTCCAAGCCGAACCGACTGGCTGGAAGATGTTGACCGGAGACAAGGCCGACATCGACCGCATCACGCGTCAGCTTCAGTTCTACTATTCGAAAGCGAACAGCGGACTCGTCACGCATGCGACGACGATGTATATCATCGACCGCGATCATGACGTCCGCGCAGTCGCCCAAATGGCGACGGCAGGAGAAAAACCTGTCGATATCGAAACCATTATGGAGGACGTGTTAGTACTCGCGGCAGAAAAGGAGTGA
- a CDS encoding SepM family pheromone-processing serine protease, with protein MKSLKIGFGLLVAILIFLFVPLPYYITYPGEATTIEEFMTVEGGDKEPGELKMVTISQRRATPLWLVGSWFTPFTEASPASRYLYDGESEADYERRQELLMSSSQQAAIQYAYELADADVTVTFDGMYVSAPITGSLAANVLKPGDVITALDGQSFASRLDFIERVASFEAGDEVSVTLERDGREREVDTLIQPLDRSGDRVGLGIYEPLPVQDVRTDPEVSFELTNVGGPSAGLMFTLEIFDQLTPGDLTGGAIIAGTGTVDEMGTVGPIGGAWQKIVAADEAGASVFFVPAGSNYEEAMESLDRLDSDIEVVPVQTVEEAIDYLESMN; from the coding sequence ATGAAGTCGCTCAAAATCGGCTTCGGTCTGCTTGTGGCCATCCTGATTTTCTTGTTTGTACCGCTTCCGTATTACATCACCTATCCGGGAGAGGCGACGACCATCGAAGAGTTCATGACGGTTGAGGGCGGAGACAAAGAACCGGGTGAACTGAAGATGGTGACCATCTCGCAACGCCGGGCGACACCGCTTTGGCTCGTCGGCAGTTGGTTTACGCCATTCACGGAGGCGAGTCCGGCCAGCCGCTATTTATATGATGGGGAAAGCGAGGCGGACTACGAACGCAGACAAGAGCTGTTGATGTCGTCGTCGCAACAGGCGGCGATTCAATACGCCTATGAGTTGGCCGATGCCGACGTGACGGTGACGTTCGACGGGATGTACGTCTCCGCCCCAATCACCGGGTCGCTTGCGGCGAACGTCTTAAAACCCGGTGACGTCATCACCGCGCTCGATGGCCAGTCGTTCGCGTCGCGCCTCGACTTTATCGAACGCGTCGCATCGTTTGAAGCGGGCGATGAGGTCTCCGTCACGCTCGAACGGGATGGACGCGAGCGTGAGGTCGATACGCTGATTCAACCGCTTGATCGGAGTGGGGACCGAGTCGGGCTCGGGATTTATGAGCCGCTGCCGGTCCAGGACGTGCGTACGGACCCGGAAGTCTCGTTCGAACTAACGAACGTCGGGGGACCGTCGGCCGGACTCATGTTCACGCTCGAGATTTTTGATCAGTTGACCCCGGGCGACTTGACGGGCGGTGCCATCATCGCTGGGACGGGCACGGTCGATGAGATGGGGACCGTCGGACCGATCGGCGGGGCGTGGCAAAAAATCGTCGCCGCGGACGAGGCCGGGGCATCGGTGTTCTTCGTGCCGGCGGGATCGAACTACGAGGAGGCGATGGAATCGCTCGACCGTCTCGACAGTGACATTGAAGTCGTTCCGGTCCAGACGGTCGAGGAAGCCATCGATTATTTAGAGTCGATGAATTGA
- a CDS encoding YlbG family protein: protein MDVPSESFELNGRIGFVVYVQSLKQVKALRRYANLYYVSKREKYAFLYTDLDGHEAILEQVSALPFVEAVVRSERPFVAETYEPKQK, encoded by the coding sequence GTGGATGTGCCATCTGAGTCGTTTGAGTTGAACGGTCGAATCGGATTCGTCGTCTACGTCCAATCGCTGAAACAAGTGAAGGCGTTGCGTCGCTATGCGAACTTGTATTACGTGTCGAAACGTGAGAAGTATGCCTTCCTCTATACAGACCTCGATGGACATGAGGCGATCCTTGAACAAGTGAGCGCCTTGCCGTTCGTCGAAGCGGTCGTCCGCAGTGAACGACCTTTCGTCGCCGAGACGTACGAACCGAAGCAGAAATAA
- a CDS encoding ATP-grasp domain-containing protein — MKKVSFNMIRSAGIKTDYAKPEYYYDQLDKVRTADLVLFPEYWMVNSIIYGLNKPIFPSPATYHLGHDKIEMTRAFKATFPHRIPKTLIYGKNPYTIERVLEEFEYPFVAKTAKSSMGQGVWLIKHEQDWLEYVDKHDTFYVQQFIPNDRDLRIIVIGEEVVGSYWRVSEAFLNNVAQGAHFSYEDIPESVVAEVLDIAKTLHINHAAFDVIVVEDEFYILEFNVFFGSEGLMPLGVRLPDKIAHYLDTRA; from the coding sequence ATGAAAAAAGTCTCATTCAACATGATTCGCTCGGCCGGCATCAAAACCGACTATGCGAAACCTGAATATTATTACGACCAGCTCGATAAAGTAAGAACGGCCGACCTCGTCTTGTTCCCCGAATATTGGATGGTCAACTCGATCATCTACGGACTGAATAAACCGATTTTCCCGTCGCCGGCCACTTACCATCTGGGGCATGACAAAATCGAGATGACGCGCGCCTTTAAAGCGACATTCCCGCACCGCATCCCGAAGACACTCATCTACGGGAAGAACCCGTATACGATTGAGCGTGTCCTCGAGGAGTTTGAATATCCTTTCGTCGCCAAGACGGCTAAATCATCGATGGGACAAGGCGTCTGGCTCATCAAGCATGAGCAGGACTGGCTTGAGTACGTCGACAAGCACGACACGTTCTACGTCCAACAGTTCATCCCGAACGACCGCGACTTGCGCATCATCGTCATCGGAGAAGAAGTCGTCGGGTCGTATTGGCGTGTCAGCGAGGCGTTCTTGAACAATGTCGCTCAAGGCGCCCACTTCTCGTATGAGGATATCCCAGAGTCAGTCGTGGCCGAAGTGCTCGACATCGCGAAAACGCTTCACATCAATCACGCCGCGTTTGACGTCATCGTCGTCGAAGATGAATTTTACATTTTAGAGTTCAACGTCTTCTTCGGTTCAGAAGGGCTCATGCCGCTCGGTGTGAGACTGCCCGACAAAATCGCCCATTACCTCGACACTCGCGCTTGA